From the Telopea speciosissima isolate NSW1024214 ecotype Mountain lineage chromosome 9, Tspe_v1, whole genome shotgun sequence genome, the window tttttataattttataaattaagattgtgtgattctttttctatattttctattggtttatatatattgttttatacaatgtgatacatggaatcacatatctatgtgagaaaatcaaaggctaagaagagtagaagaacgggtagttgttgaactctcaagtctcaatcttaactctcatcataaaaatggtaaagaCGTTAACGGATAGTCGAAAGTTCATCTTTGGTCTGCGTTCATATacgtttaggagaatctgaattaaaaaaatcactatctgaagactatccgaatccatccgaaaaccGATAGTATATTATCCAACTCCGTCATAATATAAACGAacacgaatatgataatgccactccAACctaattcgatccgtttacatttCTACCCTCCCCCGAGCTCATTGCAGGTATCTTGAGTTCAAGGAATCAATATTTGACAGACGTTCTTCTCAGCGGCGATCATTGGACGGTaagtttcctctctctctttctctcgtcGATACGTAAATTCAAACCCTAGAGTACATGACttggtttttctgtttcttatctCTCTGGACGTTGCCAGTGGAAGCATAGAGACAGTGGTATCACAATCGAATCGGAAACAATTGTGACATTAAGATGTTGCAGAGGCAGGGCCCAACCTGTATCGATTGCACCAGAAATGGAGTAGGAATTATTGTTATTAAAAAATTCCTAGCTACTGTGAACATATTTTTGTAGATCTTAATTTAGGCATCGGATAATAATTCAGTATTCACTCACAGAATCCTGTGCCAAATTCATTATCAATCCCAGACTCCATTTTGAGGTGAAACTCATACCATGTCATTGTGTAACGATTGGGTTTCTTTGTTTTGGAACTCTTCTTGTGGGGTTTCgttgtattttttattatgaGCTTAAAATGAGGGGAAAATTCATTTCATTCTACAATGATCAGTTTGTTTACTGTATCCTTTTTGCTTTATTGTTGTCTAATCCagattcccctcccccctcccccctcccccctcaatCTTAGTATGCATTAACTTTTGCAAATCATGATTGGTTTACCAGTTAGGGAGGAAGAATGCAGTTTTTTGGAGGATCAGAGATCAGCCCGTCACCGCCAGCACCGACTGGATCAGGAAACAATGCTCATATGATGTACATTTTCAACAGGAATGGGGTGTGTTTGCTGTATAGGGAATGGAACCGCCCCCTGAGGACCCTGAACGCTAACCAGGACCACAAGCTCATGTTTGGTCTCCTATTTTCCCTCAAATCTTTCACTGCTAAGATGGATCCCACTAGGTAatattccttctctctctccaatggAGAAGGCTGTaaaacaaaatcccaaaagcaatTTCACTATTCTAATTAATTGCTTGAAGTTGGTATGTCATGTTAACTGCATTTTTACAAATAGATTTATTCAATGTTTGCTGGATTTATTATTGTGTAGATTTGTGTGAGGAACCATCGATCAGAGACTCGCATTGAGGAAGACaaccaattattttagtttttgatCTCAATTTTATAAAACTAAATCGAGTTAATTACTTAATTCGTCAGTTCTGGTTCATCATCTGTATTGATATTCTGCTGTCAATCTTGTCAAATATTATCCTGTCTATTGGGATTTCCATTTGCCTGATAACTTGTTTACTAGAGCACCAAAATGAGATGCAAGTACCATATAAATGagtttttatttgattcttcTATTTAGTTATCTTCGACTTTTCGATAGGGATAAGAATAGTATATTCAAGAGCTTAAAAAACATGAGTATCATGCAATTTGAAGGGTGCTAAGActgcaagagaagaaaagatgagtgAGAGGTAAAAAAaggagggggtggggtgggggtgctGAAACAGTAACCAACTTTACGTCTTAGCACCCATGGAGGAGACTCATGTTGCTAGCTACAATCACCCTCAGTTGCACCTCCTCCTCAAAGTAACTCCCCCAAACTCTAGacaacactctctctcctttaGCAAAGCATTACACATGGTCCCAGAATGAGCTGCCCTTCCCTTGATTGGAGGCTGTACTTCCCGAAATCGTTCTTCCAAACTTAAAACATGGATTGCACTTCATGAATGTCttgtctcttttctttctttttaatttgtcATGTTGTTGCCGACCTACTGTAATATGCTGAGGAGGGTCACATTAGCATAACCCTGTGATCTAAGGTGGGTACTGAATTTAGAGGATCAGTACATTTTAATGGTCTATGCTCTAAATATTATGGAACCACAcacattgtgtttttttttatgaggggccattgtcttctttttttcctttgaagttttacttttatttcttttgggtgCCTTTACTTGTATTTTGTGATTAAGTATGGTTATGACCCTCTCTCAGTACATCCATTTTGATATATTAGTGCTTTTATAGTTTATTGCTTTGAACAGTGTTGAGAAAGGGAATCTTGGGGTGCCTCAATTACCAGGACAAGGTTGTTCTTTTCATAGCTTTCGTTCAAACACATACAAACTGAGTTTTATGGAGAGTCCCTCTGGGATAAAGGTTAGTTCAGACCTCCTTTCAtgtgctttattttattgagTTTATCTTGATACCATGATCATATAGCATGTGGGACTTATATTAATAGGATCATCTGTCTGAGACTATTGGGAGTTGAAAGGgcattaaacatttaaaattacATAGAGCCCTGGTCAGTACTTGGAATTGGACCCTTATTTATGAGATTGATATCATGATGATAGTCCTTCCCTCAGCTAAGTAAATTGGAATAACCAAGTGGgcatcatcatcctcagcttAGCGATGTAGTTGTTCCAAGCTGTTTCCATGTAGGAAATGGTAAATTGTATGTGTTGTCATTCTGACTAGGAAGAAAGGCATTTTCTCAACTAGGTCAAAAGTCACAAAATTCATTTCACTTCTGATACCCTTGTTCAATTTGATGTTGTCTCTGTCACTTGTAACATGTGGAAGTGCACTGGTGGGAGGCAGTTTGAGTCCTCCTGAGGAGCTTGAGATAGTAGGCTGGGACTCCTTTTACCCCTTTCTTCCCAAAATATTAAAATGTTTGAATTTTAGCCATTTTTCAACATGTTGATAGTACTTtctttcatagttgtcaaggcatcgcctacgCATCCAGGCGCTCTTTGCTGGAAAGGCGCCTTGGTAGTCTAGGTGACGCCTCCTaggcaccttgttggtgtcaccttgattttttccCCTCCTCCAATGCCTAGGGTCACCTAGActctgtgacaactatgctttctTTCCTATAAAATTATCAGTAGTTTAGGTTCTGAAATCTTTATTGAAGCAATTGCTTTATTTATGGTATCGATGCCATGATGATAGTCCTTCCCTCAGGTGAGTAAATTGGAATAACCAAGTGGgcatcatcatcctcagctttgcgATGTAGTTGTTCCAAGCTGTTTGTAATGGGCTATTCTAATCCCCCAAGGATTAGGGTTAGAAAACCTCATGCAAATTGTTAAAAATTCTTGGGCTTCGCTGTGATTTCTGAAATAAACTTTGCATTTGTTAATTGTTCCCAGCCTATGGGAATCTTTAGACAGTATGCATGCTTAATGTTAAAAGGATGTTTTATTGGCTTGCGCACATGGTTTTTATTAAACTGAAACAAGTGAAACACAAACAATAAATTTCATTTGTTGCTTGATCTTTCTCCACGTTGCAGATAATCTTGGTTACTCACCCCAAAACTGGCGATCTACGGGAATCCCTGAAGTACATCTACAACTTGTATGTGGAATATGTTACTAAGAATCCACTTTATACTCCAGCAACTCCAATTAGGTATTGTTTACTCATATCCTCAGTGAATAATGGGAGCATTTTAAAATGTACACTGCAACAGCCAACAGATCATCAGGAAATGTATACACATGCATGGGTTTGGGGAAGTTGGATGCCACCTGTGAGATATTTTTGTTTAAAGTCCTGTGATGCAGTCATAATAACCCTAATTCTATTTGACAATTGAGGACAATGTAGCTTCTGAAATAGGGCCCAGATTATAGTATACAATAGGTGAAAGCCTGGACTGATGAGGGTAATAATATGGAAACAGAATTAACAATTAAATCTGTAAACTTGAATAAGCTAAAATTAGAATTCTAGTATGCCTAGAATTGAGGTCGAGTAGAACTTATTAATCAATAAACCTGTAGCTGTGacaaggttcaaaatttcgGATTTTGCATCCATTTTTCCCTCTGCcaaaaccgaaatattttggtGAATTTCGGTAAAATTTGGGAAAGTAAATTTTGCATATAAATTTCGATATTCATTTCGTTTTGGTTTCTTGCTGATCTGCAAGACAGACCAACAGGCTCATGGGTGGAttaggctaaaataggggatgTGATGGGAATTAAGTATTTAAACTCAAATGTAAGAACAGATTCTGATATGTGGTGCATATCAGCTTATAAAACATCACAAAAGTGATAATCTGAGAGAAAATAGAGTTCCAGAGATGATTAGTAATCGAAAAGTAACAGGAAAATAGAGAATATGAAGAAGAATAGAATAGAGAAATAAGGAGGAAGAACAGTGATGGAAAAGCAATAAAATAGCACCTATTATGTATTGATTAAGTGAAAAGGAGAGAGACTTCACAGCTTCTCACTAAAGTAAAAATTTATTTCTCAAATCACTGTCTATGCATCCGGGTTTACAGCTATATATTAAGACAAATGAAATAAGAGAATGGAAGCCTAATAGAAATAGATCTTGACCAAACCATTAGCATGAGGAATAACAAGAAAGTAGGCAGCAGGGGGGAGATaggagggagggggaagggataAGTGTTCATAGCATAAAGGAGGGCAGATGGTTACTACTTTTTTTAGACCTGGCTGTATGCGTACAATTAATGATGTATTAGAATCAGAGCAACAGCTGGACTATAGAGATTCATATTATGTCAAATTGAGAAAAATTAACAAGTTCAGTTAACCTTTAAACAGAGAGTTGTAACTTTTTTTCTTAATTGAACTTCTCTGAACTGCAGGTTAAGGGCAGCTAGTATTAGGTGTCCAACTCCTCTTATGTTGAGGCTTCATGTTCTGGTCATTGAATTCATAGGTACTTTTCCTGATGGAGTTATTCTGTTGTCTGGTATAGTTTAGTTATGGTTAGAATGCTGGCCTCTGATGAAACTTACAGAATAATTTGGTAATGTGGAGCCGTAGAGACACGACTTCCTTACTGTCCATGATGTTTTGTTTTACATCCTTTCAGAT encodes:
- the LOC122638566 gene encoding trafficking protein particle complex subunit 1-like, whose amino-acid sequence is MQFFGGSEISPSPPAPTGSGNNAHMMYIFNRNGVCLLYREWNRPLRTLNANQDHKLMFGLLFSLKSFTAKMDPTSVEKGNLGVPQLPGQGCSFHSFRSNTYKLSFMESPSGIKIILVTHPKTGDLRESLKYIYNLYVEYVTKNPLYTPATPIRCELFNASLDQYVKNL